One part of the Truepera radiovictrix DSM 17093 genome encodes these proteins:
- a CDS encoding type IV pilus twitching motility protein PilT produces the protein MSRATPEIIPLLRLASERRASDLLLTTGLPPMLHLDGAWQPTEFEPLTANDTRRLMYALMDEKKQRDFEERRELDFSFMLSGHGRFRVNAFFQRGAVGGVLRTIASELPSLERLGLPQVVADVIKQPRGLVLVTGPTGSGKSTTLAALIDRINTESRKHIITIEDPIEFFHPHKRSIVNQRELGEDTKSFERALRAVLRQAPDVILVGEMRDFETIGAAVTAAETGHLVIATLHTNSAPEAVDRIIDVFPEAQQAQVRVQLASNLQAILTQQLVPKVGGGRVLAYEFLVATPAVRNLIREGKTHQIPSAIQMGGQYGMQTMDAHLAELHARRLITYEAGLTRAVDPKEFARLVSSHGPGAPAPDARRAEGPPLPPFGRGGRGA, from the coding sequence ATGAGCCGAGCGACACCCGAGATCATCCCCCTGCTGCGCCTAGCGAGCGAACGCCGCGCCTCCGACCTGCTGCTCACGACCGGCCTCCCCCCGATGCTGCACCTCGACGGCGCGTGGCAGCCAACCGAGTTTGAACCGCTCACCGCCAACGACACCCGGCGGCTGATGTACGCCCTTATGGACGAGAAAAAGCAGCGCGACTTCGAGGAGCGGCGTGAGCTCGACTTCTCCTTTATGCTGAGCGGGCACGGCCGCTTCCGCGTCAACGCCTTTTTCCAACGCGGCGCCGTCGGCGGGGTTTTGCGCACGATCGCCAGCGAGCTCCCCAGCCTCGAGCGCCTCGGCCTCCCCCAGGTCGTCGCCGACGTCATCAAGCAGCCGCGCGGCCTCGTGCTCGTCACCGGACCGACCGGCTCCGGCAAATCGACGACGCTCGCTGCGCTCATCGACCGCATCAACACCGAGTCGCGCAAACACATCATCACCATCGAAGACCCCATCGAGTTCTTCCACCCTCACAAACGCTCGATCGTCAACCAGCGCGAGCTCGGCGAGGACACGAAGAGCTTTGAACGCGCCCTGCGGGCGGTTTTGCGCCAGGCTCCGGATGTGATCTTGGTCGGCGAGATGCGCGACTTCGAGACCATCGGGGCGGCCGTCACGGCCGCCGAGACCGGACACCTGGTCATCGCCACGTTGCACACCAACTCCGCCCCCGAAGCGGTCGACCGCATCATCGACGTCTTCCCCGAAGCGCAGCAGGCGCAGGTGCGGGTGCAGCTCGCGAGCAACCTCCAGGCGATCTTGACGCAGCAGCTCGTCCCCAAAGTCGGCGGCGGGCGGGTGCTGGCCTACGAGTTTCTCGTCGCCACGCCCGCCGTGCGCAACCTTATCCGCGAAGGCAAAACGCACCAGATCCCCTCGGCGATCCAGATGGGCGGCCAGTACGGGATGCAGACCATGGACGCGCACCTCGCCGAGCTGCACGCGCGGCGCCTGATCACGTACGAGGCGGGCCTGACTCGAGCCGTCGACCCGAAGGAGTTCGCGCGGCTCGTGAGCAGCCACGGCCCCGGCGCCCCCGCCCCCGACGCCCGGCGCGCCGAAGGCCCCCCCCTACCACCTTTCGGACGGGGCGGGCGCGGCGCTTAG